The Roseofilum reptotaenium CS-1145 genome contains a region encoding:
- a CDS encoding UvrD-helicase domain-containing protein, giving the protein MKLSLYQKKILEWVKTGRGNACCNAVAGSGKSTTLKYAALALRENGVRPSQIKICVFGKANANDLIEKFGLEWKSSISTLHSTGFFLVKRYLGIWKPTVDKNKYRKIAQGFDLIGRRGYPIGNLRKQKALDNDADFLELLDLVRLTNKQPTPGTIAQICQHFELPDVRDFTLVSRAIAKVLAAGKNQASDESIFDYTDMLWLPVHWRVDESRGFRPWQFVLVDEAQDLNATQLELACMMVGDRGRMLFVGDPRQAIMGFAGADCDSYQNIVRHVRGTELPLSLCYRCPTKHIELVRGVFPKIPIEAFPENEEGVITTISEKTLFGEEHGALREQDLVLCRKTAPLVSLCIKLIGAGMSATVKGRAIGDTLKKVIEEIERLELPFAEFSEAISLYRKAKAERYKGMDNEEELLEQLTDKVDAIRAIYESHPEAKSTEDLGEAIDQLFSDEHSPITLCTVHRAKGLEADRVFIIEPGDMPMRWRNQMKWQKEQEDNILYVALTRSKRELFIVGDQDWGTEKGENQRRGWPELFGVDEPEPSISDYAIEYRGFTPLETSQCESISASGEEKESERSEVECEVLAPLPVKEMTQIRMAIADLPLIEKNRLLLELQEQVNGEKENRVRSHILSNPGLSNRAIARELGFVSDVTVGRIRKVMEEQ; this is encoded by the coding sequence ATGAAATTAAGCTTATACCAGAAGAAAATATTAGAGTGGGTGAAAACCGGACGGGGAAATGCTTGCTGTAATGCTGTAGCCGGTTCGGGAAAATCAACCACATTGAAATATGCGGCCCTGGCGCTGCGCGAAAATGGGGTTCGCCCTTCGCAGATAAAAATTTGCGTGTTTGGCAAGGCGAACGCCAATGATTTGATTGAGAAGTTTGGCCTGGAATGGAAATCATCAATTTCCACCTTGCACAGCACTGGGTTTTTCCTTGTGAAGCGATATCTGGGGATTTGGAAGCCAACAGTTGATAAGAATAAGTACCGGAAAATAGCCCAGGGATTTGACTTGATTGGGCGACGCGGATATCCGATAGGAAATTTGCGGAAGCAAAAGGCTTTAGATAATGATGCGGATTTCTTGGAATTGCTCGACCTGGTACGGCTGACGAACAAACAGCCAACTCCAGGAACGATCGCCCAAATCTGTCAGCATTTTGAGTTGCCCGATGTGCGGGATTTCACTTTGGTTTCCAGGGCGATCGCCAAGGTATTGGCTGCGGGAAAAAATCAAGCGAGTGATGAGTCTATTTTTGATTATACCGACATGCTTTGGTTGCCGGTGCATTGGCGGGTTGATGAGAGTCGCGGTTTTCGCCCATGGCAGTTTGTTCTCGTTGACGAAGCGCAGGATTTAAATGCTACCCAATTGGAATTAGCCTGTATGATGGTGGGCGATCGCGGCCGCATGTTATTCGTGGGCGACCCCCGCCAGGCGATAATGGGTTTTGCTGGCGCTGACTGCGATAGCTACCAGAATATTGTCCGTCACGTCAGAGGCACGGAATTACCCCTAAGCCTCTGCTATCGCTGCCCTACAAAGCACATTGAATTGGTGCGGGGAGTTTTCCCCAAAATCCCCATAGAGGCTTTCCCGGAAAATGAAGAAGGGGTAATTACCACCATTTCTGAAAAGACCCTCTTTGGTGAGGAACACGGGGCGCTGCGCGAACAAGACCTAGTGCTGTGCCGCAAAACTGCCCCATTGGTGAGCCTCTGTATTAAGTTGATTGGCGCGGGGATGTCCGCGACGGTGAAAGGGCGGGCGATCGGGGACACCTTGAAGAAGGTGATAGAGGAGATTGAGAGGTTGGAGCTGCCGTTTGCTGAGTTTAGTGAGGCGATTTCCTTGTACCGCAAAGCCAAAGCTGAACGCTACAAGGGGATGGACAATGAGGAGGAGCTGCTGGAGCAACTGACCGATAAAGTTGATGCCATTCGGGCTATCTACGAATCCCATCCAGAGGCAAAATCAACTGAGGACTTGGGGGAGGCGATCGACCAGTTGTTCTCTGATGAGCATAGCCCGATTACTCTTTGCACCGTTCACCGGGCAAAGGGGTTGGAAGCCGATCGCGTCTTCATTATTGAGCCTGGGGATATGCCCATGCGGTGGCGTAACCAAATGAAATGGCAGAAGGAGCAAGAGGACAATATTCTCTATGTGGCGCTAACCCGAAGTAAACGGGAGTTGTTCATTGTTGGCGATCAGGACTGGGGGACTGAGAAAGGAGAGAATCAAAGAAGGGGTTGGCCTGAGTTATTTGGGGTCGATGAGCCAGAGCCATCGATTAGCGATTATGCTATAGAGTACAGGGGCTTTACACCGTTGGAGACCTCGCAGTGCGAATCAATTTCAGCCTCTGGGGAAGAGAAGGAATCGGAGCGCAGCGAGGTGGAGTGCGAGGTGCTTGCACCATTGCCAGTTAAGGAAATGACGCAGATAAGAATGGCGATCGCCGACCTGCCTTTGATTGAAAAAAACCGGTTACTCCTGGAGCTGCAAGAACAGGTCAATGGCGAAAAGGAAAATCGGGTGCGATCGCACATCCTCAGTAATCCGGGGTTGAGTAATCGGGCGATCGCGCGCGAATTGGGGTTCGTCAGCGATGTCACCGTTGGTCGAATCCGCAAAGTGATGGAGGAACAATGA